TTTAAATTGACCTTCCATAAAAAAGCGGAACTGAGTACCTAAACTCAGTTCCGCTAATTTAAAAATTAAAGTTCTTATTTTTTAGGTGCAGGAGCAGCAGTAGCTGAAATCCCTAACTTAGTTTTAACTGCAGCGGTAATGTTATCACCACCATCAGAGAACAACAGGTTATTAGCACCTTGTTGTGCAGCAATATCAAAAACATAAGCCAGACCTTTTTCTTTAGCTACAGCTTTTACTGCATTTTCAAATTTCTGGTTGATTGGCAAAAACAACTCACTTTGTTTAGTAGCCAATTCTTGTTGTGCTTTTGTACGTGCATCAGTAATGCGTTTTTCAAGGTCCTGCAATTCTGCACCAGCAGCTTGCAATTCTTTACCTACAACTTCTTTATTGGCTTCGCTCAAAGTTTTTTCTTTAGCTTGTGCAGCAGCCAATTTTGTTTGGTATTCTTTGATCATTGCATCAACATCACCTTGTCTTTGTTTTCCCAAAGTTTCTAAAGTAGTTTGTGCAGTTTTAGCCTCAGACATTACAGCAAAAATTTCCTCTGAATTTAAATGCGCAATTTTTTGCTGTGCATTCGCCACATTAGCAGAAAACATTAAACCGGCCGCAACAAAGAATACGTTAACTAACTTTCTCATTTCTATCTTTTTTAATAATTGTTTCAAAATTTATATATGTGTGTTTATTTTACGGTTGTCCCTGGTTTGTAGCCCAATTTGATAATGATGTCATTACTAAGATCATAGCTGCTGCTCGCATAAATCATCATGGTTGCTTCGCTGCTTTTATCAAATACGAAGTCAATATACTTACTTTTTGCAAAATCAGCAATAGCTTTCGCTACTTTATCCTGAATAGGCTTTAACAATTTTACGCGGGATTGAAAAAGATCGCCATCCGGACCAAATTTCAAACGCTGAAATTCTTTCGCTTGTTTCTCTTTTTCTATAATATCATTTTCCCGGCGCTTACGCATATCGGCGGTCAGCAATACCTGGTCGGCCTGGTAGGCCTTATACAATTTATCGATCTCGCCGAAGTTTTGATCTACCTGCTGCTGCCATTGTTGAGAAAGCACATCCATTTGAGTAATCGAAGATTTATACTCAGGCATATGGTTTA
The Pedobacter sp. MC2016-14 DNA segment above includes these coding regions:
- a CDS encoding OmpH family outer membrane protein, which encodes MRKLVNVFFVAAGLMFSANVANAQQKIAHLNSEEIFAVMSEAKTAQTTLETLGKQRQGDVDAMIKEYQTKLAAAQAKEKTLSEANKEVVGKELQAAGAELQDLEKRITDARTKAQQELATKQSELFLPINQKFENAVKAVAKEKGLAYVFDIAAQQGANNLLFSDGGDNITAAVKTKLGISATAAPAPKK
- a CDS encoding OmpH family outer membrane protein, which gives rise to MKKYILIGFLLFTGVGAFAQKFAYVDTEYILNHMPEYKSSITQMDVLSQQWQQQVDQNFGEIDKLYKAYQADQVLLTADMRKRRENDIIEKEKQAKEFQRLKFGPDGDLFQSRVKLLKPIQDKVAKAIADFAKSKYIDFVFDKSSEATMMIYASSSYDLSNDIIIKLGYKPGTTVK